The following are from one region of the Calditrichota bacterium genome:
- a CDS encoding response regulator translates to MLYSRITSGLDFFDASTGGLYGNRTYLLRGPSLSGRSTVALQFLTAGIAEGENALMICSEQIENVILKAENGGLPISDHLLDNRLILMEYPREIVTGQASYATIVKLLGEIEEYLNYYRCSRLVFDTLIPLLARSSEPHLINFIYSLMSSIDAFNATTMVVIGEPGSPTAMRIAQLLEDSVVGSFSIGKIKSREGTQSVFQVHKLVNPITPPTTFKIRFDYGTGIVQDLGDGDLALLSDAQPTAQTLAELPLNILLLDAEEESVEELEEIFHRESLINRFDSEDETLAHLRTIDCDLLIANGSQPGVNFKRLLVRIREKYPKLPVFFVADGRSSRLTAQVIRQNGGDGLFFKPLVGKEVLGAFEKSLKQYGKLEQLIEKRKVVKRPHDLPEDMEGFGVGASLSTNGDATSGVLSIPEFRDVLQRQIYRVEREDSLFALVSFKIIYMGEFGAAPHLPQGLELVRMVAGAVSLSLRGLNDRACRYMDKIVVLLEHSDQTGARAFANRVVNELKGELQRRMSLQLGRNINVMTAIAVYPGDGNNAAELLHAVTEVTRNFVKATA, encoded by the coding sequence ATGCTTTATTCGCGCATCACATCGGGCCTCGACTTTTTCGACGCCTCGACCGGCGGCCTTTACGGCAATCGCACCTACTTACTGCGCGGACCGTCGCTCTCAGGACGCTCGACGGTCGCTCTGCAGTTTCTCACCGCCGGCATAGCCGAGGGCGAAAACGCGCTGATGATCTGCAGCGAGCAGATCGAGAATGTCATTCTGAAGGCCGAGAATGGCGGGCTGCCGATCTCGGACCACTTGCTCGACAACCGCTTGATCCTGATGGAGTATCCCCGCGAGATAGTAACCGGCCAAGCCTCCTATGCGACTATCGTCAAACTCCTGGGTGAGATTGAGGAGTATCTCAACTACTACCGGTGCAGCCGACTGGTGTTCGACACCTTGATCCCGCTGTTGGCGCGTTCAAGCGAACCGCACCTGATCAATTTCATTTACTCCCTGATGTCATCCATCGACGCCTTCAATGCGACGACTATGGTGGTGATCGGTGAGCCGGGGTCGCCGACGGCGATGCGGATTGCCCAACTGCTTGAAGATTCGGTCGTCGGCTCGTTCTCGATCGGCAAGATCAAATCGCGCGAAGGGACGCAGTCGGTCTTTCAAGTGCACAAACTGGTCAACCCGATCACGCCTCCAACGACGTTCAAGATCCGGTTCGACTACGGGACCGGCATTGTGCAGGACCTTGGCGACGGCGATTTGGCACTGCTGTCAGATGCGCAGCCAACCGCGCAGACCCTGGCCGAACTGCCGCTCAACATTCTCCTGCTCGACGCGGAAGAGGAATCGGTCGAGGAACTGGAGGAGATCTTCCACCGGGAGAGCCTCATCAACCGGTTCGACTCGGAGGATGAGACGCTGGCGCACCTAAGAACCATCGACTGCGACCTGCTGATCGCCAACGGCAGTCAGCCCGGAGTCAACTTTAAGCGTCTCCTGGTGCGCATCCGTGAGAAGTATCCGAAACTACCGGTCTTTTTCGTTGCTGATGGCCGGTCGAGCCGGCTCACGGCTCAGGTCATCCGGCAAAACGGAGGCGACGGGCTGTTTTTCAAACCTTTGGTCGGCAAGGAAGTGCTGGGCGCCTTCGAGAAGAGCCTTAAGCAATACGGAAAGTTGGAGCAACTGATCGAAAAGCGGAAGGTGGTCAAACGTCCGCACGACCTTCCGGAGGATATGGAGGGCTTTGGAGTCGGCGCATCGCTCAGCACTAACGGCGATGCGACGTCAGGCGTCCTCTCCATCCCGGAGTTCCGCGACGTCCTGCAGCGGCAGATTTATCGTGTCGAGCGCGAGGACTCGCTCTTCGCGCTGGTCTCATTCAAGATCATCTATATGGGGGAGTTCGGTGCGGCGCCGCATTTGCCGCAGGGCCTCGAACTGGTCCGTATGGTAGCCGGTGCGGTTTCGCTCTCGCTGCGCGGCCTCAACGACCGTGCCTGCCGGTATATGGACAAGATTGTGGTGCTGCTCGAGCATAGCGACCAGACCGGAGCGCGGGCTTTTGCCAATCGGGTGGTGAACGAACTTAAGGGCGAATTGCAGCGTCGGATGAGCCTGCAGTTGGGGCGCAACATCAACGTGATGACGGCGATTGCGGTCTATCCCGGTGACGGAAATAACGCTGCCGAACTGCTCCACGCGGTAACCGAAGTGACCCGCAATTTCGTCAAAGCGACGGCGTGA
- a CDS encoding tetratricopeptide repeat protein, translated as MKLVRKSEGARALECSSAPVSEGASERVSGVRDIRLKRSRLSLFVYCLLLILCYTPFAVAAPDLLLTKAKTLEKNGVLIEAVSTYSEYLEAHPEDHDARIAMANLQIRINRLDLALPHIDILKAKIPGDPRIAQLSAAADNYRQKQVPIIEQDYESRIRRPEEPAATTLEYARFLLEQKAPAKAIEMYRLYLKSRPNDHRARFELAQQLAWRKDFAGAKRELIIILDADPKHASARAMIGDLYLWEGDEESAVANYQAALAIRPSDAKTRRNLERITNAPYYRERKLTLAAKAAPSSPASVELAKFLFERGRLYEADSVLSHRLHAEPSDTTALDLSAKINRKKKQLQVEQIAQLKDRYSRNPADSSAQLGLARHYAAMPEFDKSLDLYQKYLKRFPLDYGVRLERARILIWTGREEEAIPELRAIAAFDAANREARLLLAESLMKRGEDLLEAEGLLDKEMRANPRDTRVRISYADALRSLGRYEQAREVYLETLKIDSTNLRARQGLELLDRDLDPLIRNLERQLKRNPDDPLLRRRLAGLYYDAGRFFEAEDQVNILLADYPRDPQLLQMQKDILEARKRYESAALKAKKDSVYIDPENLDLRLRLAQMHVDHRHTDEAIEQYRYVYDRRPLDEETIRALADLYALQKNYREAANLYQKLADANPSNFDHRFKSAEVWSWAGENEKALQEYERAARIQPKSLDCQLAIANLHRWSGDPYSAYDTYRKVLTIDPDNPPARKAVRELSGTFLRGGDVANRQVRDSERFRMRESLISASLNLSLRTQLRAGSGSIVFEQTDPTGQYNYLERSWFMHGTVSHRYDPLTSMALGMRFYTFAERNAPAFRAEIRHNFEDVPDLIGLDATLYYTHQDAIHDLAATHSLETLRREWETERVALVGTYNFSEKWFFTGEAGFISISDGNNRSDSRIEALYRFGRSLNVGARYEGVAAGRGATEYWAPSSYSAVGALAQLAVTGVRLDYYVTGSFGKVLVSNSPQRSLIVKLLYRFGGHVVAELNYSNSLTTRVDGYYRYSGLTLAAGVTF; from the coding sequence GTGAAGTTAGTGCGAAAGAGTGAAGGTGCGAGAGCGCTCGAGTGCTCGAGCGCTCCAGTGAGCGAGGGGGCGAGTGAGCGAGTGAGCGGGGTCAGGGACATTCGTCTAAAGCGCTCTCGTCTCTCGCTATTCGTTTATTGTCTCCTCCTCATCCTATGCTATACGCCATTCGCCGTCGCGGCGCCGGATCTCCTGTTGACAAAGGCGAAGACCTTGGAGAAGAACGGCGTCCTGATCGAAGCGGTTTCGACCTATAGCGAATATCTCGAGGCGCATCCCGAAGACCACGACGCCCGGATTGCGATGGCGAACCTGCAAATCCGCATCAACCGGCTCGATCTCGCCCTGCCTCACATCGACATCCTGAAGGCGAAGATACCGGGCGATCCGCGCATCGCACAACTCTCGGCGGCAGCCGACAACTACCGCCAGAAGCAGGTGCCCATTATCGAGCAGGACTACGAGTCGCGTATCCGGCGCCCTGAAGAGCCCGCTGCGACCACGCTCGAATATGCAAGGTTTCTACTCGAACAGAAGGCTCCGGCCAAAGCGATCGAAATGTATCGCCTATACCTGAAGTCGCGGCCTAACGACCACCGGGCGCGGTTCGAGTTAGCCCAGCAGTTAGCCTGGCGCAAAGACTTCGCCGGAGCCAAGCGGGAGTTGATTATCATACTCGACGCCGATCCGAAGCATGCTTCCGCCCGGGCCATGATCGGCGACCTCTATCTCTGGGAAGGCGACGAAGAGAGCGCCGTCGCCAACTATCAGGCTGCGCTGGCCATCAGACCGAGCGATGCCAAGACGCGCCGGAACCTCGAACGCATCACCAATGCTCCCTATTATCGGGAGCGAAAACTGACCCTTGCGGCCAAAGCCGCACCCTCCAGCCCGGCTTCGGTCGAATTGGCGAAGTTTCTATTCGAGCGCGGGCGCCTTTACGAAGCCGACTCGGTGCTGAGCCATCGCCTCCATGCCGAGCCGTCGGATACGACGGCGCTCGATCTGTCGGCTAAGATCAACCGTAAGAAGAAGCAACTTCAGGTCGAGCAGATTGCGCAATTGAAGGATCGCTACAGCCGCAACCCCGCCGACTCGTCGGCGCAACTGGGTCTGGCGCGCCACTATGCCGCCATGCCGGAATTTGACAAGTCGCTCGATCTCTACCAGAAGTATCTCAAGCGCTTTCCGCTCGACTATGGAGTCCGCCTCGAGCGGGCTCGCATCCTTATCTGGACCGGGCGCGAGGAGGAAGCAATCCCGGAACTACGGGCAATCGCGGCGTTCGATGCGGCGAACCGGGAGGCGCGGCTGCTGCTGGCCGAGTCGTTAATGAAGCGCGGAGAGGACTTGCTCGAAGCCGAAGGCTTGCTGGACAAGGAGATGCGCGCCAACCCACGCGATACGCGGGTGCGCATCAGTTACGCCGATGCCCTCCGGTCGTTGGGTCGCTATGAGCAAGCCCGGGAGGTCTATCTCGAGACGTTGAAGATCGACTCGACCAACCTGCGCGCCCGACAGGGGCTCGAACTGCTCGACCGCGACCTCGATCCGCTGATCCGCAACCTCGAACGGCAGTTGAAGCGCAATCCCGACGACCCGCTCCTGCGACGGCGGCTGGCGGGACTTTACTACGATGCCGGACGTTTCTTTGAAGCCGAGGATCAGGTCAATATCCTGCTTGCGGACTATCCCCGCGATCCGCAACTCCTGCAGATGCAAAAGGATATTCTCGAGGCTCGCAAGCGCTATGAGTCGGCAGCGCTGAAGGCGAAGAAGGACTCGGTCTATATTGACCCGGAGAACCTCGATCTACGGCTGCGCCTCGCGCAGATGCACGTCGATCACCGGCATACCGACGAAGCCATCGAGCAGTATCGCTACGTCTATGACCGTCGGCCTCTCGACGAGGAGACGATTCGGGCGCTCGCCGATCTTTACGCTTTGCAAAAGAACTACCGCGAAGCCGCAAACCTATATCAGAAACTGGCGGATGCGAATCCCTCGAACTTCGATCATCGGTTCAAGTCGGCCGAGGTCTGGTCCTGGGCGGGTGAGAACGAGAAGGCGCTGCAGGAATATGAACGCGCGGCGCGGATTCAGCCTAAATCGCTCGACTGCCAACTTGCCATCGCCAATCTGCATCGCTGGAGCGGCGATCCTTATTCGGCCTACGACACCTATCGCAAGGTCCTGACTATCGATCCCGATAACCCTCCGGCGCGCAAGGCGGTGCGGGAACTTAGCGGGACTTTTCTCAGGGGCGGCGACGTCGCCAATCGTCAGGTGCGGGACAGCGAACGATTCCGGATGCGGGAGTCGCTTATAAGCGCGTCGCTCAATCTCTCGCTGCGGACGCAACTGCGCGCCGGTTCGGGAAGTATCGTCTTCGAACAGACCGATCCGACAGGGCAGTATAACTACCTTGAGCGCAGTTGGTTTATGCACGGGACGGTTTCGCACCGCTACGACCCTTTAACTTCGATGGCGTTGGGTATGCGATTCTACACCTTCGCCGAAAGGAATGCACCGGCATTCCGGGCTGAGATAAGACACAACTTCGAGGATGTTCCCGATCTGATCGGGCTTGACGCGACGCTCTACTATACCCACCAGGATGCGATCCACGACCTCGCCGCGACGCATTCGCTCGAAACCCTGCGGCGGGAGTGGGAGACCGAGCGGGTGGCTCTCGTTGGAACCTACAACTTCAGCGAAAAGTGGTTCTTCACCGGCGAAGCCGGGTTCATCTCGATTTCCGATGGCAATAACCGCTCCGACAGTCGCATCGAAGCCCTTTACCGCTTCGGCCGATCGCTTAACGTCGGGGCGCGCTATGAAGGCGTGGCAGCCGGACGCGGCGCAACCGAGTATTGGGCTCCATCGAGTTACTCTGCGGTCGGGGCACTGGCGCAGTTGGCGGTAACCGGGGTGCGGCTCGACTACTATGTAACCGGCAGTTTCGGCAAGGTGCTGGTGAGCAACAGTCCGCAGCGGTCGCTCATTGTGAAACTGCTCTACCGCTTCGGCGGGCACGTCGTCGCCGAGTTGAACTACTCGAACAGTCTGACGACGCGGGTTGACGGCTATTATCGTTACAGCGGCTTGACGCTGGCGGCGGGGGTGACGTTCTGA
- a CDS encoding glycosyltransferase family 2 protein, with the protein MSVPNVIVNVSIVALLLFLVVLIVRYMVLIFLSFLQHSQARLAQFDDSYLQMKASILVPAFNEGKVIEQSIRSLLQLDYPNYEIIVIDDGSTDDTLRRARTMEGRRGNVRVRVLTQRNAGKAAALNHGLRVATGDVIVCMDSDSKLSRDTLRTGMRYFIDPTIGAVAGNVKVFNRTNLLTRLQALEYIEGLNLVRRAQAYLRAVNIVPGPIGLFRRTVLYEVGGWDSDTYAEDCDLTLKILTTGYGIEYEPDAISYTEAPEKWMYLLKQRYRWTRGILQSMRKHKRFLYTPGAGWRVMVTMWQMIFEGILWPLMNVLAQALFLFVALLFGMSHLIVLWWVQLTMLDTIAALHAIAIEKEKLSLAPLAFIYRVFFIQMIDVAKLIATIEELIGFKMSWGKLERQGRI; encoded by the coding sequence ATGTCGGTGCCGAATGTGATCGTCAACGTCTCGATTGTCGCACTGCTGCTCTTTCTGGTTGTCCTGATCGTTCGTTATATGGTGCTGATCTTTCTTTCGTTCCTGCAGCATAGTCAGGCACGGCTGGCGCAGTTCGACGACTCTTATCTGCAGATGAAAGCGTCGATCCTGGTGCCGGCGTTCAATGAAGGGAAGGTGATCGAGCAGTCGATCCGTTCGCTCCTGCAACTCGACTATCCGAACTACGAGATCATCGTCATCGACGACGGCTCAACCGACGATACGCTTCGCCGGGCAAGAACCATGGAAGGGCGTCGCGGTAACGTCCGGGTGCGAGTCCTAACCCAGCGCAACGCTGGCAAGGCTGCTGCGCTCAACCACGGCTTGCGCGTTGCCACCGGGGACGTCATCGTCTGTATGGACAGTGACAGCAAGTTGTCACGCGATACGCTTCGGACCGGGATGCGATATTTCATAGATCCGACTATTGGAGCCGTTGCCGGCAATGTGAAGGTCTTCAACCGCACCAATCTATTGACGCGGCTGCAAGCGCTGGAATATATTGAAGGTTTGAATCTTGTGCGCCGGGCGCAAGCCTATTTGCGCGCCGTCAACATCGTTCCCGGCCCAATCGGGCTCTTCCGACGGACGGTGCTTTACGAAGTGGGGGGCTGGGACAGCGACACCTACGCCGAAGACTGCGACCTGACGCTGAAGATCCTCACCACCGGCTACGGCATCGAATACGAGCCGGACGCGATCAGTTACACCGAAGCGCCAGAAAAATGGATGTATCTCTTGAAGCAGAGATATCGCTGGACGCGCGGAATCCTGCAGTCGATGCGCAAACACAAGCGGTTTCTCTATACACCGGGAGCCGGATGGCGGGTCATGGTGACGATGTGGCAGATGATCTTCGAGGGCATTCTCTGGCCGCTCATGAACGTCCTGGCGCAGGCGCTCTTCCTCTTCGTTGCGCTCCTCTTCGGGATGTCGCACCTGATCGTCCTCTGGTGGGTCCAGTTGACGATGCTCGACACCATTGCCGCGCTTCACGCCATCGCCATCGAAAAGGAGAAACTGTCGCTCGCCCCCCTCGCCTTCATTTACCGCGTCTTTTTCATTCAGATGATCGACGTGGCGAAATTGATCGCGACGATCGAAGAACTGATCGGTTTCAAAATGAGTTGGGGCAAACTGGAACGACAGGGGAGGATTTAG